A region of uncultured Carboxylicivirga sp. DNA encodes the following proteins:
- a CDS encoding ABC-F family ATP-binding cassette domain-containing protein has product MINYLSAENITQHWGDICLFENINIGLSEGQKVALIARNGAGKTTLLNILAGIMPSNEGNVILRNGITLGYLSQDPYLDQQHTVIEEVFNTESEVVQTIKAYEQAIEKNDQEMMGTLIEKMDALQAWDYEQRIKQILSELKITKFDQPVSELSGGQRKRVALASILISEPNLLILDEPTNHLDLEMVDWLEQYLSKSKATLLMVTHDRYFLDRVCNEIIELADQNIYKYEGNYSYFLKKRQERIETQQAEVEKARNLLRREQEWMNRMPQARATKAKYRIDAFYDLKDKASQNLNEQNLEIGIAQARLGKKVVNLHNISKSFDDKNLIEDFSYKFAPFEKVGIVGKNGTGKSTFLNILTETLQPDTGQVEKGETVVFGYYRQEGIKIDESKKVIDVISEIADDISLGNNQRMSAAQFLRYFLFPNEMHHVFVSKLSGGEKKRLFLMTVLMRNPNFLILDEPTNDLDIFTLNVLEEYLQNFKGCVIIVSHDRYFLDKVCDHLFAFEGEGKIKDFPGNYSDYHDNSKKEQREKVKTEKKPKPEVNTQTKDKPKKLSYKEKRELESLEIELEDLEQKKEELQNLLNSGTLGPDDLVEKSELLGQTMELIEEKEMRWLELKEIEEM; this is encoded by the coding sequence ATGATTAATTACTTATCTGCCGAAAATATTACCCAGCATTGGGGCGATATATGCTTATTCGAAAATATCAATATTGGATTATCCGAAGGTCAAAAAGTAGCCTTGATTGCACGAAATGGTGCCGGTAAAACCACCCTTCTGAATATCTTAGCAGGCATAATGCCTTCCAATGAAGGAAATGTTATTCTCCGAAATGGTATTACGCTGGGCTATCTTAGTCAGGATCCTTATCTCGATCAGCAACACACAGTTATTGAAGAAGTATTTAATACCGAAAGTGAAGTTGTCCAAACGATCAAAGCCTACGAACAGGCCATCGAAAAGAATGATCAGGAAATGATGGGCACTCTGATAGAAAAGATGGATGCTCTGCAAGCCTGGGATTATGAACAACGAATCAAACAGATTTTATCGGAGTTAAAAATCACAAAGTTCGATCAGCCTGTCTCTGAACTATCTGGAGGTCAGCGTAAGCGCGTTGCCTTGGCAAGCATTCTGATCTCTGAACCTAATTTATTGATATTGGATGAGCCCACCAACCACCTCGATCTGGAAATGGTTGACTGGTTGGAACAATATCTTTCAAAGTCGAAAGCTACTTTGCTGATGGTTACTCACGACCGCTACTTCCTCGATCGTGTTTGTAATGAAATAATTGAGTTGGCTGATCAGAATATTTATAAATACGAAGGTAATTACTCCTATTTTCTTAAAAAACGTCAGGAACGAATTGAGACACAACAGGCAGAAGTTGAAAAAGCCCGTAACCTGTTACGACGCGAGCAGGAATGGATGAATCGTATGCCACAGGCTCGTGCTACAAAAGCCAAATACAGGATTGATGCTTTTTATGATTTGAAAGATAAAGCTTCGCAAAACCTGAATGAACAAAACCTTGAAATAGGTATAGCGCAAGCCCGCCTGGGCAAAAAAGTGGTCAACCTGCATAACATCTCCAAATCATTTGATGATAAAAACCTAATCGAAGACTTCAGTTATAAATTTGCACCCTTTGAAAAAGTAGGTATAGTTGGTAAAAACGGTACCGGGAAATCAACATTCCTGAATATATTAACAGAAACACTTCAACCCGATACCGGTCAAGTTGAAAAGGGTGAGACCGTTGTTTTTGGATATTACCGTCAGGAAGGAATCAAAATAGACGAGAGTAAAAAAGTAATAGATGTAATCTCCGAGATTGCAGATGACATATCGCTGGGCAATAACCAACGCATGTCAGCAGCTCAGTTTCTTCGTTACTTCCTCTTCCCAAACGAAATGCATCATGTATTTGTTAGTAAACTGAGTGGTGGTGAGAAAAAACGTCTGTTTCTAATGACTGTTTTAATGCGTAACCCTAATTTCCTGATTCTGGATGAGCCTACCAACGACCTGGATATATTTACTTTAAATGTACTCGAAGAGTATCTTCAGAATTTCAAGGGATGTGTCATCATTGTTTCTCACGATCGTTACTTCCTCGATAAAGTTTGTGATCATCTTTTTGCTTTTGAAGGAGAAGGAAAGATAAAAGACTTCCCGGGCAATTACTCCGATTACCATGACAATTCAAAAAAAGAACAACGCGAAAAGGTAAAAACTGAAAAAAAGCCAAAACCTGAAGTAAATACCCAAACCAAAGACAAACCCAAAAAACTTAGCTACAAGGAAAAGCGAGAATTGGAGTCTTTAGAAATTGAGTTGGAGGACCTTGAACAGAAAAAAGAAGAGTTACAAAACCTTCTAAATTCAGGCACACTAGGACCTGATGATTTAGTAGAAAAATCTGAATTACTAGGGCAAACAATGGAATTGATAGAAGAAAAAGAAATGCGTTGGCTTGAATTGAAGGAAATTGAAGAAATGTAA
- a CDS encoding LytTR family DNA-binding domain-containing protein, whose translation MRILIIEDEKPASEILVRLLQRYDSNIHIENILESVQKSVEWLQNPLNNVDLIFMDIHLSDGLSFEIFNKVQVNIPVIFTTAYNEYAIQAFKVNSIDYLLKPINYDDLFHSLEKLESLRQNLSSASQRLKLEELNEALLHYRKTYKERFMVKLGERIKSVTTNKIVLFYAEGRTAFILTEKGNRYIIDYKLEELEDMLNPAEFFRISRSFIVNINKIQEVLVHSNSRLKIKPDVEFDREIIVSREKVTAFKSWFNG comes from the coding sequence ATGAGAATACTAATAATTGAAGATGAAAAACCGGCAAGTGAAATACTTGTAAGATTATTGCAGCGTTACGATTCAAATATTCACATTGAAAATATTCTTGAATCGGTTCAGAAATCGGTTGAGTGGTTGCAAAACCCATTGAATAATGTGGATCTAATTTTCATGGACATTCACCTTTCTGATGGATTAAGCTTTGAAATATTCAATAAAGTACAGGTTAATATTCCGGTAATTTTTACGACTGCCTACAACGAATACGCTATTCAGGCTTTCAAAGTAAACAGCATCGACTATTTGTTAAAACCTATCAATTACGATGATTTATTTCACAGTCTCGAAAAACTGGAAAGCCTTCGTCAAAACCTTTCTTCAGCCAGTCAGCGACTAAAACTTGAAGAGCTGAATGAAGCATTACTGCATTACCGAAAAACATATAAAGAACGCTTTATGGTAAAACTGGGGGAACGAATAAAATCGGTCACAACCAATAAAATAGTCTTATTCTATGCCGAAGGTCGTACTGCTTTTATTCTTACCGAAAAAGGAAATCGATACATTATCGATTACAAACTCGAGGAATTGGAAGACATGTTGAATCCGGCTGAATTCTTTCGTATCAGTCGATCATTCATTGTCAATATCAATAAAATACAGGAAGTACTAGTACATTCGAACAGCCGTCTGAAGATTAAACCAGATGTTGAATTTGATCGTGAGATTATTGTAAGTCGCGAAAAGGTGACAGCTTTCAAAAGCTGGTTTAATGGATGA
- a CDS encoding histidine kinase, whose protein sequence is MKKNSTLNKWLRFLLPVPTGIVAYILILLVFDTLDELGSHFFSNEVAITIFFSFVLLEIQRTALIFLDKKFPIKIINRNEDESENPETPTKTPGASTRIIIIPLLSLLVSIIVISTLVILYYIYIIGFKDFNLELIAFNGVFGIISMLYAIIHVSTSFLAVNKQINYIREKELRKSLEHDLENYKLQINPQLLYDSLENLISIVKHDKKMAENIINHLSGIYRYILDTRHIELVSVAEELRNLNSLIYILNIKYNGAIRITDSLDEECNCKQMVPGTISTLLTEICNRSIINKYQPLEVNLISSDEKLQFKATNHPKINLESINHWNINHLNRAYDYFSSERPEIIDNDTEIQISIPLFEIEEE, encoded by the coding sequence ATGAAGAAAAACAGCACCCTTAATAAATGGCTTCGCTTTCTGTTACCTGTCCCGACAGGAATTGTTGCATATATACTTATTTTACTGGTTTTTGATACCTTGGATGAATTGGGAAGTCACTTCTTTAGCAATGAAGTTGCCATTACTATTTTTTTCTCTTTTGTGCTTCTCGAAATTCAAAGAACGGCTTTGATATTTCTCGATAAAAAATTTCCAATTAAAATTATTAATCGCAATGAGGATGAATCAGAAAACCCGGAAACACCCACAAAAACACCTGGAGCATCTACAAGAATCATAATCATTCCTCTACTTTCGCTTCTTGTTTCCATTATTGTAATATCAACACTGGTAATATTATATTACATCTACATTATTGGATTTAAAGATTTCAATCTTGAGTTAATTGCTTTCAACGGGGTGTTTGGGATAATATCTATGTTATATGCAATAATACATGTGAGCACTTCCTTTTTAGCTGTCAATAAGCAAATTAATTACATACGCGAAAAAGAACTTCGCAAAAGCCTGGAACACGATTTGGAAAATTACAAGCTTCAGATTAATCCACAATTACTGTACGATAGCCTTGAGAACCTGATTTCAATTGTTAAGCATGATAAAAAGATGGCAGAAAACATTATCAATCATCTTTCTGGAATCTACCGTTACATTTTGGATACCAGGCACATTGAACTGGTTAGTGTAGCAGAAGAATTACGAAACCTTAACTCATTGATCTACATTTTAAACATAAAATATAACGGAGCTATCAGAATTACGGATAGTCTGGATGAAGAATGTAATTGCAAACAAATGGTGCCTGGAACCATATCCACCCTGTTAACCGAAATATGTAACCGCTCCATCATTAATAAATATCAGCCATTAGAAGTAAATCTCATCAGTTCAGATGAGAAACTTCAATTCAAGGCTACCAATCATCCCAAAATTAATTTGGAAAGCATAAATCATTGGAATATAAACCACCTCAACCGAGCTTATGATTATTTTAGTTCGGAAAGACCTGAGATAATTGATAATGATACGGAGATACAAATTAGCATACCACTTTTTGAAATTGAAGAGGAATAG
- a CDS encoding histidine kinase, which translates to MSGSIYSSKKLLIQALVSTLYGVLIYSYLIFSERGDLSSFGNDMDTLSLFIITSWIIFGVFSLVTKGLNFYKSWNSGTSSRFFIQFMANTLVALVILLLSLYIFILLKYPDKSLGIFLSESGDVTLKFIILFLISNVVYILINLYQYSYTSFIQANIESEKMIRERLKLQYEILKSQLSPHYLFNTLNTIASLLHRDIATTESFVRRFAHTFNYILKSHQKDLVLVKDELDFIDAYYFLLQIRFENALDLSVQIDESVKQTFIPPMTLQLLVENAVKHNHFDEDKPLNIKIESDKNSIRISNNFERKPGFIEVDNQIVKKPNHHVSHKVGLENIKKRYSYFTRHELIIDRDNYFTVQLPLIMNHL; encoded by the coding sequence ATGTCCGGATCAATCTATTCTTCGAAGAAGCTATTAATACAGGCGTTGGTCAGCACTCTTTATGGGGTGCTGATTTACAGCTATCTGATATTTAGTGAACGAGGCGATCTAAGTTCATTCGGAAACGATATGGATACGCTTTCGTTGTTCATAATAACTTCCTGGATAATTTTTGGAGTCTTCTCATTAGTCACAAAAGGACTAAATTTTTATAAGAGCTGGAACAGCGGCACCAGTTCCCGGTTTTTCATTCAGTTTATGGCTAACACCCTTGTGGCGCTGGTTATATTATTGTTGAGTTTATATATTTTTATCCTACTTAAATATCCAGATAAGTCGCTGGGAATTTTTCTTTCTGAATCGGGTGATGTCACACTCAAATTCATTATTCTCTTTCTGATTTCCAATGTGGTATACATTCTCATTAATCTTTATCAATACTCGTACACCAGCTTTATTCAGGCTAATATCGAAAGCGAAAAGATGATCAGGGAAAGGCTTAAACTCCAATATGAAATACTTAAGAGTCAACTGAGTCCGCACTATTTATTTAATACTCTAAATACCATTGCTTCGCTCCTTCATCGCGATATAGCCACCACCGAGAGCTTTGTAAGAAGATTTGCGCATACGTTCAACTACATTTTAAAAAGCCATCAAAAAGACCTTGTACTGGTAAAAGATGAACTGGATTTTATTGATGCTTATTACTTTTTGCTTCAGATTCGATTTGAAAATGCACTGGATCTTTCAGTGCAGATTGATGAAAGTGTTAAGCAAACCTTTATTCCTCCCATGACTCTACAATTACTGGTTGAAAATGCCGTTAAACACAATCACTTCGATGAAGATAAACCACTGAATATAAAAATTGAGTCGGATAAAAACTCAATAAGAATCAGTAACAATTTTGAGCGAAAACCTGGTTTTATTGAGGTGGATAACCAGATTGTAAAAAAACCCAACCATCACGTTTCGCATAAAGTGGGTCTTGAAAATATAAAAAAACGTTACTCTTATTTCACCAGACATGAACTAATAATAGACCGAGACAATTATTTTACAGTTCAACTACCATTAATAATGAATCATTTATAG
- a CDS encoding T9SS type A sorting domain-containing protein, with protein MKLKSTLFNLFLFFLFLWSQSSQAQTITNRALEATVSTSHVSPWETLGAVNDDVSSTSSTVKPAAGAYGNWNGEYFYNTYNWVQYEWPTAINIESTSVFWWSDGGGISQPTDAYIEYWNGVSWINAGQIGIDLNINNSLLMGVWANKIRITMKSNTSTGIIEWQVLASDETPCAASEIIASVQVNDGEPSQLSNIIVTVGENVTITAQVAEGAELYWFGPDDFTASGIDNIYLENVELNQSGGYEIVCINDCGGYSQSRLNLTVSSGNNGSAYNWPAYDPPIYYDFKDEYPELEMPTQDLDDCANVAGRQSSGWWTFVWGPNARDEITEAAITPMLDRFNQDFAYFRDVMGWPPDKRAKNGYRSAIYLFGSGLCTDNADNTALGGWMGSIDYQGQSWPMVLASYYPVYSFDPACTYGDREGQMGAMIHEGIHSVLADLPGAKNAAWFHEGGNTWLQQEMESQKSGDYSSMGFLNAGALIAPFMPIECYTGWLQDDSFGGPSAEGVNMFDGDQQICTWRNLLGGNQYGNLFPVIFSQIFGDHSVAWIWRYCENRVLEGIADTLGEYQTRRLIMEYRAKQAMLDIGPWSGACRNLLDVNFGGSIHAEWQPSWLNPEVWYATPYAKTSDDGTGLLTPEYRTTPGWSGANQIPLIVNADKVTVDFRPIGNNMSCQLCYRANDGSVVYGEPVFGGECTLNIDKPAANDVVFAVICNTDYIYEGEQTRKAHFDYRLKLVDGIKERGHWNVRWYQWDEILSNITLPTSIEKNTKVSQNLSVYPNPAISGDEVKITFSNEEGRDVYLNVYSIGGRLIISTKTKSSELKFNSSTLGKGIYILSVSSAEVSDTYKLIIQ; from the coding sequence ATGAAGCTAAAAAGTACTCTTTTTAATCTATTCTTATTTTTCTTGTTTCTTTGGTCGCAAAGTTCCCAAGCACAAACAATAACTAACCGAGCTTTGGAAGCAACTGTTTCCACTTCGCATGTATCGCCGTGGGAAACTTTAGGTGCAGTTAATGATGATGTTTCATCAACTAGTTCAACTGTAAAGCCTGCTGCAGGAGCTTATGGTAACTGGAATGGTGAATATTTTTATAACACCTATAATTGGGTGCAGTATGAGTGGCCAACAGCAATTAATATTGAATCCACTTCGGTGTTTTGGTGGTCTGATGGAGGTGGAATTTCTCAGCCAACTGATGCATATATTGAATACTGGAATGGTGTAAGCTGGATAAATGCCGGTCAGATTGGAATTGATCTGAATATCAATAATTCTCTTTTGATGGGAGTTTGGGCGAATAAAATTCGTATTACCATGAAAAGTAATACTTCTACAGGTATTATTGAATGGCAGGTGTTGGCCTCTGATGAAACTCCTTGTGCAGCTTCTGAAATTATTGCTTCAGTACAGGTGAATGATGGCGAACCTTCGCAACTTTCAAATATTATAGTAACAGTTGGTGAGAATGTTACCATTACAGCTCAGGTTGCAGAAGGAGCTGAATTATATTGGTTTGGTCCTGATGATTTTACAGCTTCTGGTATCGATAATATCTATCTGGAGAATGTAGAATTGAATCAGTCGGGAGGATATGAGATTGTGTGTATTAATGATTGCGGGGGATATTCTCAGAGCCGACTTAATCTTACGGTAAGTTCAGGTAATAATGGTTCGGCTTACAATTGGCCGGCTTATGATCCACCCATTTATTATGATTTTAAAGATGAATATCCTGAATTGGAAATGCCTACCCAAGATTTGGATGATTGTGCAAATGTTGCGGGTCGTCAGTCTTCAGGATGGTGGACATTTGTTTGGGGACCTAATGCCCGTGATGAAATTACAGAAGCAGCTATTACTCCAATGTTAGATCGATTTAATCAGGATTTTGCTTATTTCAGGGATGTGATGGGATGGCCACCTGATAAAAGGGCAAAAAACGGATATAGAAGTGCGATCTATCTTTTCGGATCTGGTTTATGTACAGATAATGCCGATAATACAGCTTTAGGTGGCTGGATGGGAAGTATCGATTATCAAGGACAAAGTTGGCCAATGGTTTTAGCCTCTTATTATCCGGTTTACTCATTCGATCCAGCATGTACTTACGGAGATCGTGAGGGACAAATGGGTGCAATGATACACGAAGGAATTCATTCAGTGTTGGCTGATTTGCCTGGAGCTAAAAATGCAGCATGGTTTCACGAGGGTGGAAATACCTGGTTGCAGCAAGAAATGGAATCACAGAAGTCCGGCGATTATTCGTCAATGGGATTCTTGAATGCAGGAGCCTTAATTGCACCATTTATGCCTATTGAGTGCTATACTGGCTGGCTGCAGGATGATAGTTTTGGTGGACCTTCGGCTGAAGGAGTGAATATGTTTGACGGAGATCAGCAAATTTGTACTTGGCGTAACTTGTTAGGTGGTAATCAATATGGAAACCTGTTTCCGGTAATTTTCAGTCAGATTTTTGGTGATCATAGTGTAGCCTGGATATGGAGATACTGTGAGAATAGGGTTTTAGAGGGGATAGCTGATACCTTAGGTGAATATCAAACAAGGCGATTGATAATGGAATATAGGGCTAAACAGGCAATGCTGGATATAGGCCCATGGTCGGGAGCTTGTCGTAATTTGCTGGACGTAAATTTTGGAGGTAGTATACATGCCGAATGGCAACCTTCCTGGTTAAATCCTGAAGTTTGGTATGCAACACCATATGCTAAAACATCAGACGATGGTACCGGATTACTGACACCTGAATACAGAACTACTCCAGGATGGTCGGGTGCCAATCAAATTCCTTTAATTGTAAATGCAGATAAAGTTACAGTCGATTTTAGACCAATAGGTAATAATATGAGTTGTCAACTGTGTTACAGAGCTAATGATGGGTCGGTTGTGTATGGAGAACCTGTATTTGGTGGGGAATGTACATTAAATATTGACAAGCCTGCAGCTAATGATGTTGTTTTTGCTGTGATTTGTAATACGGATTATATTTACGAAGGAGAGCAAACCCGAAAAGCACATTTCGATTATCGATTGAAACTTGTTGATGGAATAAAAGAAAGAGGTCACTGGAATGTTCGCTGGTATCAATGGGATGAGATTTTATCAAACATTACGCTCCCAACTTCCATTGAGAAGAATACAAAGGTTAGTCAAAATCTATCTGTTTATCCAAATCCTGCTATATCTGGGGATGAGGTGAAAATCACTTTTAGCAACGAAGAAGGGAGGGATGTTTATCTGAATGTGTACAGTATAGGTGGACGCTTAATAATAAGTACCAAAACAAAAAGTTCAGAATTGAAATTTAATAGTTCCACTTTGGGAAAAGGAATTTATATTCTTTCAGTTAGCTCTGCCGAAGTGAGTGATACATATAAATTAATAATCCAATAA
- the mgrA gene encoding L-glyceraldehyde 3-phosphate reductase, giving the protein MNYIAANNRYETMIYNRCGRSGLKLPALSLGLWHNFGSADVFDNSRSILLHAFDNGVTHFDLANNYGPQPGSAEETLGRVLKSDLGSYRDELVISSKAGYYMWEGPYGEWGSKKNLIASLNQSLKRMGLEYVDIFYHHRPDPDTPLEETMAALDLIVRQGKALYVGLSNYTAEQTQKAESILRDLGTPCLIHQPRYHIFDRWVEGGLLDVLDKRGIGCIPFSPLAQGLLTDRYLKGIPEDSRMAKAHFLKESMLTDVKRKAITELNEMALQRGQSLAQMAIAWLLSHKTVTSVLVGASSTNQLDNNLAALNNIEFTAEELEKIETISKPVWA; this is encoded by the coding sequence ATGAACTACATAGCAGCTAACAATAGATATGAAACAATGATTTATAATCGTTGCGGACGAAGTGGTTTGAAATTACCCGCCTTATCATTGGGTTTGTGGCATAATTTCGGATCTGCCGATGTTTTTGATAACTCGCGATCCATCCTGCTTCATGCATTCGACAACGGTGTGACTCATTTCGATCTCGCCAATAATTACGGACCTCAACCAGGTTCGGCCGAAGAAACACTTGGCCGTGTATTAAAAAGTGATTTAGGCAGTTATCGCGACGAACTGGTAATTTCATCCAAAGCCGGATATTACATGTGGGAAGGACCATATGGAGAATGGGGGTCAAAGAAAAACCTGATTGCCAGTCTGAACCAAAGCCTGAAAAGAATGGGATTGGAATATGTTGATATTTTTTATCACCATCGTCCCGATCCAGACACTCCGTTGGAAGAAACCATGGCTGCACTTGATTTAATTGTTCGTCAGGGTAAGGCTTTATATGTAGGTTTATCCAATTACACGGCTGAACAAACACAAAAAGCAGAATCGATATTGCGTGATTTAGGTACCCCATGTTTAATACATCAACCGCGATATCACATTTTTGATCGATGGGTTGAAGGCGGATTACTGGATGTGTTGGATAAGAGAGGAATTGGCTGTATTCCGTTCTCACCTTTAGCACAAGGCCTGCTGACAGACCGTTACCTGAAAGGAATACCTGAAGATTCAAGAATGGCTAAAGCCCATTTTTTGAAAGAATCAATGCTAACCGATGTAAAACGTAAAGCCATTACGGAACTTAATGAAATGGCTCTACAACGAGGACAATCGTTGGCACAAATGGCTATTGCCTGGTTATTGAGTCATAAAACAGTTACATCAGTGCTTGTTGGAGCTTCATCTACCAATCAATTAGACAATAACCTGGCTGCTTTAAACAATATTGAGTTTACAGCCGAAGAACTTGAAAAGATTGAGACAATATCAAAACCCGTTTGGGCATAA